The window GCAGCAATTAAAGAAAGTTCAACCATTCAGGAAAACAGAAAGATAGTGCAGGATTGTCCTGTAATGTATGTTATGGAAAGGATTGGAGGTTTTTGGAAACCTATTATCCTATTCAACCTTTCTACAGGAGAGAAAAGGTATAGTGAACTGAAGAAAGCAATTCCTGCTGTTACAGAAAAAATGCTAATTCAACATCTGAAACAGCTTGAAGCAGACGGATTGATTATAAGAACTGCAAAGCCTGTAGTTCCACCTCATGTCACTTATAAATTAAGTGAAGCTGGAAACAAACTGGCTCCTGTTATTGATGCTATGG of the Chryseobacterium capnotolerans genome contains:
- a CDS encoding winged helix-turn-helix transcriptional regulator, with the protein product MAAIKESSTIQENRKIVQDCPVMYVMERIGGFWKPIILFNLSTGEKRYSELKKAIPAVTEKMLIQHLKQLEADGLIIRTAKPVVPPHVTYKLSEAGNKLAPVIDAMAEWAFQDMERNDHQCAEGNRYRVDKNQNVFSNNLK